One Myxococcales bacterium DNA segment encodes these proteins:
- a CDS encoding Nif3-like dinuclear metal center hexameric protein, with protein MRLGDIENLLNNFAPPLEAEPWDNVGLLVGDREAAVDVVLFTVDYTDAVAAEARALGAGLVVAYHPPIFSPLKRLDEASPVFRAIREGVALYSPHTALDVVAGGTNDLLADALQLTDRTPLRPRTSRSGDGTVVGLGRIGRLPEAISRPAALLALKRALGVEHALLAGPHDGDVTRVAVGAGACGDLYKDAIAAGAELYVTGEMRHHDALACAAAGLTVVCMLHSNSERAAVRAYAERVLASAAGLRALVSTVDRDPFRFA; from the coding sequence ATGCGCCTCGGTGACATCGAAAACCTGCTGAACAACTTCGCGCCGCCTCTTGAAGCGGAGCCTTGGGACAACGTCGGGCTCTTGGTCGGCGATCGCGAGGCGGCCGTCGACGTCGTGCTTTTTACCGTCGACTACACGGACGCTGTGGCCGCAGAGGCTCGCGCGCTCGGAGCTGGGCTCGTCGTCGCTTACCACCCCCCGATCTTCTCGCCTCTGAAGCGGCTCGACGAGGCGAGCCCCGTCTTCCGCGCCATCCGCGAAGGCGTGGCCCTCTACAGTCCGCACACGGCGCTCGACGTCGTCGCGGGTGGGACCAACGATCTGCTCGCCGACGCGTTGCAGCTCACGGACCGCACACCGCTCCGTCCGAGGACGTCGCGAAGTGGAGACGGTACGGTCGTCGGTCTTGGCCGCATAGGGCGCCTGCCCGAGGCGATTTCGCGTCCCGCCGCGCTGCTCGCGCTCAAACGCGCGCTCGGCGTGGAGCATGCGCTCCTCGCGGGCCCCCACGACGGTGACGTCACACGAGTTGCCGTCGGCGCTGGCGCTTGCGGCGACCTGTACAAAGATGCCATCGCCGCCGGCGCCGAGCTCTACGTGACCGGCGAGATGCGCCATCACGACGCGTTGGCGTGCGCCGCCGCGGGCCTGACGGTCGTGTGCATGCTGCACTCCAACTCGGAGCGCGCCGCCGTTCGCGCCTACGCCGAGCGCGTCCTTGCTTCCGCCGCGGGCCTCCGCGCGCTCGTGAGCACGGTCGATCGCGACCCCTTTCGCTTCGCGTAG